A single genomic interval of Scylla paramamosain isolate STU-SP2022 chromosome 4, ASM3559412v1, whole genome shotgun sequence harbors:
- the LOC135100148 gene encoding histidine-rich glycoprotein-like: MNIAHHRHHAATKHYTTHHTPAQHYTTHHTPAQHYTTHHTPAQHYTTHHTPAQHYTAHHTPAQHYTAHHTPAQHYTTHHTPAQHYTTHHTPAQHYTTHHTPAQHYTTHHTPAQHYTTHHTPAQHYTTHHTPAQHYTTHHTPAQHYTTHHTPAQHYTTHHTPAQHYTTHHTPAQHYTTHHTPAQHYTTHHTPAQHYTTHHTPAQHYTTHHTPAQHYTTHHTPA; the protein is encoded by the coding sequence ATGAACATAGCGCACCACAGACACCACGCTGCCACAAAGcactacacaacacaccacacaccagcacagcactacacaacacaccacacaccagcacagcactacacaacacaccacacaccagcacagcattacacaacacaccacacgccAGCACAGCACtacacagcacaccacacaccagcacagcactacacagcacaccacacaccagcacagcactacacaacacaccacacaccagcacagcactacacaacacaccacacgccAGCACAGcactacacaacacaccacacgccAGCACAGcactacacaacacaccacacaccagcacagcactacacaacacaccacacaccagcacagcactacacaacacaccacacaccagcacagcactacacaacacaccacacgccGGCACAGcactacacaacacaccacacaccggcacagcactacacaacacaccacacaccagcacagcactacacaacacaccacacgccAGCACAGcactacacaacacaccacacaccagcacagcattacacaacacaccacacaccagcacagcactacacaacacaccacacgccAGCACAGcactacacaacacaccacacaccagcacagcactacacaacacaccacacgccAGCATAG